A genome region from Brassica oleracea var. oleracea cultivar TO1000 chromosome C2, BOL, whole genome shotgun sequence includes the following:
- the LOC106325532 gene encoding probable xyloglucan endotransglucosylase/hydrolase protein 27, whose product MFFRWATNGGKYGVNYKYAPYIARFSDLVLHGCAVDPIEQFPKCDEGAIEYIRAAQEISPSERAKMEVFRRRHMTYSYCYDRTRYKVSLPECVVNPAEAQRLRVYDPVTFGGIPRRHRRGKHRSKRSRTDGTVST is encoded by the coding sequence ATGTTTTTTAGATGGGCAACTAACGGTGGCAAGTACGGTGTAAACTACAAATATGCCCCTTACATCGCACGGTTCTCTGACCTAGTCCTGCATGGCTGCGCCGTGGACCCGATCGAGCAGTTTCCCAAGTGCGACGAAGGGGCCATCGAGTATATCCGTGCGGCCCAGGAGATTAGCCCATCAGAGAGGGCTAAAATGGAGGTTTTTAGGCGTAGACACATGACTTACTCGTATTGCTATGATCGGACCAGGTACAAGGTTTCTTTGCCGGAGTGCGTTGTGAATCCAGCAGAGGCTCAGCGGCTTAGGGTTTATGATCCAGTCACGTTTGGTGGGATTCCGAGGCGCCACCGCAGAGGAAAGCACCGGAGCAAGAGAAGCCGTACGGATGGAACAGTGTCGACATGA